The genomic stretch taaaaataaagattatttaaatatcattaaaaagGTTTGAAAATTGGTACTTAGACaaacaattatttttcaaatatctacATTTTTTGGCTTGTTCAACCAGCTCCTGTAACACTGCTTTTTCAATATCAGGATTATCGCACAGTTCCTCTAAATTTTTTCCTGTAATACCTAAGTCATTGGCAATCTGTTCTAAATAGTATTGGTTAGGTACTACTAGTGCCACTGTATAAGATTTATGTGAATCTCCATAAACACAAATATTCTCCACAACAGGACAGGTTTTCAGTTCTGCTTCAACTTTACCCAAAGATACGTATTCACCAAGTTGCAATTTAACTAGATCCTTCTTTCGATCTGTAAAAATGTATATTGACCAAATAAAAAAAGTgctgaaatattttttccaagAAGGCTATAACATGGAGATTAAAACTTAATATAACCTATAATTTTTATGCAACCATCTTCATGAATTTCTCCAATATCGCCGGTTCTGAACCATTGTTTCCCATCTTCATAAAAAAAGTCTTCTTTCGTTTTGTCTGGTAATTTGTAATACCCAGCCGAAACATTTGCACCACCAATTAATATTTCTCCTCTAGGATATGGAGTATCTGTAACTCTGTAACCAGCTTCCTCCCAATTTTCTAGTCGAATGTCACAAATAGTGGTTGGTCCTCCTACTCTTCCTGTACTCCTATCATGCTCTTAAAAATGAGAAATCGTATAATCTAATTATCAAACAAAACATCGTTTaataagaaatgaaaagaaaaagaaatacatacTGTCCATAACCGTAGCACAAGAAGTTGTTTCTGTAAGGCCATATCCTTGAGTCAATGTGGCACAGAGACACATTTTGACTTGAGTTTGGGTATCTGGAGTCAAAGGAGCACCACCGCAAAGTATAAGTCTAACCTTTCCACCAAGAACCTGTCTTGCAGCTCCAAAAACATATTTATTGCAGGCAGGTGTATCGTAACCACGCTTATACCATTTCAATTTGTATTCATAGGCAAATCTGAAAATGGTCCGACTCAGAGGCCCCGATTTCTTCACCTTTTCATTGATACCTTTACAGATACGATCCAAAATAAGCTATAAAAGATACAGAAGaccaaaattattatatactaaCGTCACAGTAtgatataatacaattattgaACCTTACTGGCACGGAAGTTACACAAGTTGGTCGTAGAACCGACGCGTCCCCTTTGGATCCTCTTTGAATCTTACTACTCGAATCGATCATAGTAAGAGGCGAACTATAGCCGATAGGCACACCGCTTAAAAGGCACACACTCTCAGCAAGAAGTTCAAATACATGAGCCAAAGGTAAGAATGCAAGAAACACATCATCCGATTTAATTTCAACGACATCACAGAATGACTTCATCACAGAAATCACATTTGTATGCGACAAGAGCACACCTTTAGGTACTCCGGTCGACCCAGATGTATACATTATGATTGCAGTATCAGAGCTTTTTGgtgatgataatgatgctgcagaaCTGTTACCTGTCTGGAGTATATCAGAAAAAGGTAACAGCCTAACATCAGCCTAAAATGTACCAAAATGGTATACAAATTAGTGAAGATTTCTATATAATGTTTTTTATAGTTAAATGCTCTAATTTTAATTCTACAGTACCATAAATACTACATAGAACACCTGCTgagaaatttaatataaattgaatactgttcattacatttattttttaattattttactataaatctattatttttagatttagacacataatacgtataatatccAAAGATACATAAAAGAACCAAAGCATACTTTTTATAATATactctttataatatttagtgaaTGAAACATATCTCTGCTACAGTTTAATTTCTTCAATTATTTCtctgtaattaattatattcacaaaaatatgaatttacatgaaTATccataatttacttataatgtaaaataatatacaaggTAAAATTTGGTATAGTTCTTCAATAAATATAACCAGTAAGTGTCCTAATATTTATGGCCGGTAATCTGGATCAAGGTACTCACCTTGTAACCCTTTGTATCAGTAGGTACCAGTTGATCTTCcatataaataattgttttaacATTAGGTAACACATTAAGGAGCCGTTTGAATTTTGGTAACAGGTTATGACTAGTAATCACGGTATTGACTTCCGTTTCGTTGATTCCATGAGCAATAGCTTCCTCGCCTAACGTCGCATAAATAGTAACTACAGTCATGTTCTGTTTAAAACAACCATAGGCGGCTATCATCCATTCCTCCCTAGTCTCAGCAAAGATCACGATGTTCTTATGCATCGTAAGATTATATTCTTTTAAGCCTCGACCAAAGGATGTTGTCAGCCTGTCCATATCATTATAGTTTTTCCATTTGTACTCTCCCATTTTATACTGTAACAGAATAATTAGTAATCAGTTTTTTCTCATGTAAATTGTAATTAAGTTGAATTGtaattagtgtaattgtaattgtattaaGTTGAATTCATCCATATTATTCATTCATATGCACGTAATATATAGCCTGTATCACAAACTCTGCCCACCTGAGATACCGTCGTTGCTTTAAATAATACGcgaaaatattattaacgaaaGCTGTAGAATTCAAAGTATTACATAACACGGTAACAATGGTTTCTCGACAGGTGGATGCATAGAGGAGATATAGAGATTAACTTTGTTTTTTTTAAACAGAACGTCCTATTTTTTATGGTTGATTGCGACAGAATAGCTAATTCTGAGTATAAAAGTACTAACACATATTTATCCTGAAACTTACCGTTTCTGAGatatttgactttgttcatCTTAGTATTTTATGTTACGAAACATGTTGAAAGATACGCGTAGCACTTCGAATGTAAACAAAGATGTCAAAAGCATATTACTGATGATGTCAACTGTTATTTTGACCCTACTACTTGTTTACATTCGAAGTACTACGCACATATTACGCACACTATGACACACTGTACATTGGCTAAGGAACCTCTAagtattcttttcttcttcgattCTGTTCTTTTAATCAAATCATATGTATTATGATTTTAATTACAACAAAACAATCGCTTCTTACTCTACCTTTTTGAATATTCTACCATTGGATTGAACCTCGTCCTCCTCCGCAAGTATCTCTCTCGTACCAACGCATCTTTTTTCGCCGTGCTTTTTAGTGATCCATCCCATCACCTTCTCGAGCGTATCGATGTTTTCACGTTCAAGGGTAATGTGCATCTCCCTCGGCGGATCAACACTCCTATACGTAATACTTTGTTCATCCTTTGTAATGGGCCGAGCCTTGATCCTTCGTGAAGCCTTCCTTTTCTCCCAAGGTCGTTGGAGCACGAGGTATACCGGGAACGTCAGCAGATCGTACAGGTACGAAATCGCCTTGATCGCGTTGACTGCGCTGATAACCCAAAAGCTTTCCATCTCCCTACACAGGAAAACGCAATGTTACGAAATATGCATCTCGTTCTTCTTGTATGTTAGTGCCTTACGAAATCATTTACTAATTAAAAGCTTATTGTATAAGCAGCGTTCTTTTAAAAAAAGCTTCGTTATCAACGCAGACCGATAAtctaaagaaatttttgtttcgCGACTAATGTCAAATTGTTCCTGTTATTTTAAATCTGAAATAATAACGATCTATTATTGTTTGTGTAATAATGATTTCGGATGTTAGTATGATAAGATGCATGGAATAAAGAACGATTCGCAAAGTGCAGGTTTGGTATTATATGATATTAATGCAACTATCGCTATGTACAGGGATTTTCATTAGGGACGTAAAAGAGTTTATGATAATTTAGAAATGATTTTGAATTCAAAATATCAGTATAAGTACGTCTAAAGACATTTAAAGATTATCGTACCAattttaattaatgaaatttcctgTATAGAGAAATGTCATTATCAAGGCTACAGAACACTGCATTATCTGCATTGCAGGGAATGGAGTCAGTGTCAATATTAGTACTAAAGAGCATACCATTAATATCTGGATATGTATAACACGTCATTATTCGATATCAGCACCAGTCATATACCAATGAAAGTAGTAATATATTACTATAGCAATTCTATGTAATATACTACGCAGAAGTAAttgcattacaaattaaataTCGTAAAGGCTTCCCAGAAAAATATTAACATGCCTAATATTCTAcacattatttaaaaaaagagataCAGTACGACGAGTCataaaaatgtacatatatatatctaatcTGAAACAGTTCCGTATCAAGCTCATAATTTTAGCAAAAACTCATTCTTCGCATTCATACATCAAGCTTAACGTTTTTTTCAAGGCTAAATCATTCATACGCAttacatttaaaaagaaaaacaagaacaaGTAGCTTTGAACCAAAgcataacaaacaaaattaggGATTATTCAGATATCCGATTAATTATTTAACCGACAGctgataaaatgataaattgaaAACGAAATAACGCACCGTTTCTAACTCTCGAACTTTAGACTAATTATCTAACCAATGTTTACTTTACCAGTCGAAGATTCATGGCTCCGATACGATCGCCGATCTAACAAACACCCCGATGAATCTCCCCAATGTGAATAGATCGAGCTACTTCATTCTTCCCTCTTAACTTGTTTTTAACAATAATCAAAGAACGCGGAGAACTGTctgtttttatcttttttttaatcCCTCCTGTTTTTTTGTTAAGCGTATATATTAATTCTTTGATAACCTTGCAAACGATCAAACGACCTTAAAACATAGATAAAAACAGAGTCTGCCGGTCCCAAAACATGCATCGTATAAAAATAGTACGCGTAGTTGCGCGATCGCGtgatgttgaaaattaaaagaaaaacttAACGGCGCCGTGTAATAAAGGTGTGTTTTGATGGGTTTGTTTTCAATCACTGAATGAATAGCAGAAAGGGAATAAACGAAAAGGagtataaaaataagaaaagaatttgGTAAAGGAAACAGTAGTTATTCATATAAAATCATAAATGTTATAAGAAAGGTATACAAAAAAGAAAGGTATACAGCAAAAATGTAGAAAGACAAGAAtcgtaaaatacaaatatttcttgaaGCTTTGTATAGTTTATTTTGCTCTAAAAGTGTTACATTACCGGCTGCTACAAATATAGATTTGGTAGCGACGTTCCTGAGATACCTGGAATTGCTTGAATATACATACGTGCATAAAAAGTTGTGGTCACGGTATTGAGGCTATAGTGAAGTACACGTATATACGTGGCATGATATGAAACACGTGTCAAGCtattaaagataaaaaaataatccattttcttaatatatatgtacaatgcACACGGCTATGTAAATACAAGTTACACGTTCTGGACAAGGAATACATGCCtactgaattgaaattatatattatatatattatatattgaatTGAAATTCGAATTCGTTTATCACACGAGTGAATGTGTATTTATATACACGTGAAATAGAAGCTTAAAATGCAAATCTAGATTTAACAACTTGAGAACAGATGTGTAAATTGATACAAACTTGTCAACTTATGTATTAACAAGATTACAGTCAAAGTGAACATAATCAATTGTACTAAAGGTGTCCATTTCTTGTGTATGTAAATACGTATTAGCAAGATTACAGTCAAAGTGAACATAATCAATTGTACTAAAGGTGTCCATTTCTTGTGTATGTAAATACACGTGTACACATGTGGTAAATAAATCTGAATTTCAACCTGTTGAACTTTCaagaaatttccattttttcttattaCGTACTTCCCTTTTATCTCCGTGTATCAGGAAGACAAAACACTGTGACGATGTTGGTAACTGCATTTTCGCCATTTTTATCTTATGACTgcattattatacgtgtttcaccACTTAGAGTATTTCGTTTAAACGATTAttcaaatgaaaaaagaagaaacattgtGCGTTCTTCGTTGACAAGACGAAGAAGGAAAAGGGAAGAAGTTGTAGCTTGAAATTGCAACAGCATACACATTCATATCACAGTACTACAAAAAAATTAAAGCACCTAAAATCATTCAATCGTTGCTCATAACGTTTCGTACCGCCTCAAAACGATAGAATGCGCCACGCGACACCCTATGTGTACCAATAGACACAAATACAATTAAAGACATGGCGTGACTACAGTCTGGCGACAACGTACTTCTACACGTCCAACGTGCATGTGATTCGAATATCTTCACGGACTTTGAACGTCGTTAGCTCGTGCCAGATGCGGCTACCAACTACTCGCATTGTCTTTTCATTATTTGAGATTCCAAACGAAGGGCAATTCACTTTTCATGCAACCTACTACTATTTAGCTGCAAAGATACAGTGGGAACACGATACACGAAAACACGTTAAAGATCAAGGCCGGTTACGCATAGTCTCCGAATTCAATACAAATAATGGAATGACTAAACGAGAATAATTACATGGTTCGCTTGCTGAGATAAACCGCACGCATTTGCAATCGTTCATGTTTCCTCGTTAAAAtgaattaattgtaataatgtcCGATAATTGATTTCTACGTGTTAATAATCtattgtaaatgaaatttaaatatagattccaacaattaatatatatacatatatcatagcGGTTCATGCGGCTGTgaataaacaattaaaaaatagcAGATTCGATTGTTAAAAATTAGTATGTATCATTCTTTCTGCGTGTCTATAcaaagaatatattttattacttcgaaatgaagaaattaagaaataatagaAGAGAGCCGGGAATAGAGATAGCGCGAAGGAACAATAACATGTAACAAATAAGACTATTATTCAAATACGAATTATGTATGAGATGTAGttatgcaatgaaaaatacatacCTGTTTCCATTAATGATATGTACTCATTTGTGAACTTCTTATTTACTTTACGACATTAACAATACTTTACGATATTAACAAATTTACTTACCATTAACTGTAATCTAAAAAAACGGCGACGCTATAAATCTTTCAGTTGATTGATAAATGcacgtaaaattataattgcaaacgtttgaataaaatataacacTTCATTTTTTTCTATACATTATTTTCTATACATGGTATTCCAGCCAGCATAGGAGAGAAAGAAACAACTTGTTGCAATGTTTcgtagaaaaatagaaaaatcgaTAGTTATCGTAAGTTGATAATCATAAAATGCAATTTGATTATGAATCAGCACGTGGACAAATCAAGGGTCCTCGTTCTGTAAGTAATTTGTAACACGAAATCTAAATTACTGTAGAAAGAAACTTATCATTTTTTTATATGATAAAGATTTATCAGCTTGACAAATTACAAGGAAACATAAATCATATAATAACAAAGACTGGATGAATGTACAATTATGTAACAACTTCTTTAAGATATAGATTGTGACTTAATAGATAAATGCAATACAAGAGATTGTGAAATTACACGTTGCATTCAGTCTCAAGCAAAAGAACGTTAACAATTGCTATTTGGAAACTTGGAATAGGGACCAATTTCTTAGAAAGATAGAAGTAATCATCAAAATTTTTCTGTACTGATTAGTCATTGAAGGAAGAGGCTAGTAAAGTAAAATAGTATAGTTCACAATCAAATATTCCTGAATTATAGATAAGAATACAGAAGGAATAATTCGGAATCGTTATCCGTAATTTAATAACAAACAAATTACGCAGATAAAAACACATTGATACAGATAGAATTGAAGTGCCTCTTACATTTTATTCGCTtcattacaatttataattatcattcGATTGTTTACCAATCCACTGAAAAGTTCTCGTTTTTTGTAACATCAGCAATGTGCAGCGTATTATATACTTTTACCCCTCATTATACTGACACAAACATGCTGATAAATATCATCGAATTGACATAAATAGGAGATAGAAAGAAGCAAAACTTTACGACACTGAACTAACTTACTAACACtagattaatattttacatcACACTACATCAGATCTATTCCAATTCTATACCATAATGTTCTTCGAAAGAGCGTGATTGTAAATCTGCAGGCAAAATACACGTACATGCGTAgttaaaaatattcgtaatagCATAAAAAAAAAGAGCGTGGTGattttgtctttttcttttctataattATTGCGACTCACGGTTTTTCGTCCACGATCATGATGGATCACTATCTGGTCGCCTTTATACCCAATAGATAGATATCAGTACCTCCTGTACTTTAATGGAAGTTGATTTGATGCGGATTAATGACACTGCAATAAAAACCGTTGGCACAAATGATGTGGTTAATGATATTTTAGGATGCACATGTCCTACTACTGTACCCGAGCATCATCAAAATCGTTCTCGACATAAATACCGATTCTCCTTGTTTTAAGTCAACAGGACTATTTTCTGTACTTATCGAGTGATATGCGCTTATAAATAGAGCAACGGAGCCGTAACAAGGCAGAtgaactatgcacttgaaaccGAACGCTGATAATAATTCTTATCAGCATAACGCCGAACGatcgtaatttattatttaattaaattgtatcgAAATGTAGACTGCTTATACTCTTGAATTAAAGAAACATCGAGGTCAGATAATTACaataattgaatataaataGAATGTACATACACATCCTCCTCCTCCTATACAGCCGATGTAACTTTCATGGAAGCAAAAAGATACGGTATCTAGCACAAACAACAACAGCTATTCATAGTAATTGATAATGGAAAATTACATCAATTCCATTTCTCCAATTTTCTCTTAATGTTGAACAATGCCTATTGAAAGAACGGAGGTTGTTTTGCATTTTTTTAAAATGCCTATTGTGTCTATAGTTTCCAATACTTCTCGACTGTAGGTTGAACTTTTCTTTGGTTTCTAGAAGTCTCGCAAGTAAGAATCTGTTTTTGCGAAtactaatttaataatatattcagTTATAAAATCgagtataaaattaaattatgaaaatgaaattatactatacattgaaaaataaatggCAAATGGAAACTAAAGAATATAACGAAagaatttgtttattttaaatactCGATGCACTTGCATTATGGATACCCTATATTGGCTATGAAAGACTATTAAGATGACATTGAATTCACTTGAAGTCTTACACAGTCTGTTAACTGTGGAGCAAGTAATTTGGTTAAGTGCACTTTACTATACACGTACTGCCACGCGCCGATTTATAACGAAAATGTATGTCACAAAAATTGAAACATTATCAACGTTGACGTGTCAAATTGAGAAGCCTCACGAAATTAAAGTAACTCCTATCGAAATAGCAATGGCTCATTTAATATAGTCTGAGGGACTATGTCCTATAACGTTTGATTTTTATACTTGATATTAAAGATTATAGATTGCCCACTCTTCtctctatttttgttacgtaaTCAATGTAAAtctatgaatattttttatgacTACGATAGAATATATTAACCTTTTCATTCAATAACATAATTATCATTCTTTAATATTCCTTTTTAACACAACATAAagtgtacataatatatttaacataaaatataaacataaaataaattgaCTTAGATAAACAGAATTCACTTGCTTTTTAATACGTAAGAGGATGACTTGAAAAAAGTGGTGTTGAGATAATCAGTATAACAACGATGCTAAAGGACAAACTACAGATAAGTCAGAAAGACTTTTGAAAATAGACAATGGGGTCACTGAGCGACCAAGCTGCCgcgtcatatatgtatatgtacacgtatgtatatgtatttaagTAACCCAACTTCAACCTTGACCAATACTGTAGAGTATGAGCTAGATATTCAATCATTTCAGTAATTCAGATTTTTCTCCTACGTATCTTCACTCGCAACGAAGAATTCCTTTTTATCGACTTATATAAGTAAAAATTGTTGTACACACTTTAAGACATTCTTATGGAACAGTATAATATTTAATCAGATCTCATCTGTGTATGTTGAACAATTAATTTGATGATTATTTTAAAACACTAATTTCTAATAGGATAAGTCACTCAAACAACAATTAATGCCAATTATGTCAATAGATCGATAGATTTAAGTCGTAATAAATTAGATCTCGACGATAATTCTAGTAATGGCTATTGACCAAGGGGTATTAGTAACTGATTACTGTTAAAATgcaataatactatattatatagctacattatatacattatatactaTAGCTAATACTAATATTAGAAACTATGTAATACCATAATGTATGCTATTAAAATGCAatgaaaatacaattaaaataaaatagaaattcattACTCATATGCCTTGTGTAATATAAAcgtattttaattgttttaaaaCAATCAAACGATCAATCTTTGAATATTCTTGTTATCGTTTACTAAATGCAAACTTATTGTTTCCTGCTTTTACAACAATTGCTATTTACAAGTCAATCTTCatcaattaaattattaatatatttttttgtaatatttaaaaataagaagACATTACTATGCAATTAGAAGAATTAATTTCGCATcattttttcattcttaagCATATTCTCAATGCCAATTATATTCCATACATTAGTagctatattattattatcatcatcgaAGATTAAGTTATATAGAAACGTTAATGTAGCCTTGAAAACGGGTTTATCTTAAAAAAAGGGGCTTTAATATCGTGGACTCAACATAATACTGTAATCTTCTACTAAAAACTTGAAGCCTGGATTAAACCGTTCTATAATGAATTTTCTTAGAAAGCGAtaagtataacgtattaataatacataaaattgGCTAAAAACAATGCATATAAATATATCACTGTATAGTGTATATAAATTTGCATTGATTTGCGAAAAtgcaagaaatattttataatatttaaaagcagTATTACACATGTCAAAGAATCGAAAGGATATGCATAACTTCATAACATAATAATTTCTTTGAATTTCCATTCATGGCCAAGATATTTGAAAAAGGGAAACAAATccaataatgaaaattaatgaGAATAGATGCAAGTGAAACATTTACGTAACGTTGTTCCGTAATAGCTGTCAACCTTCAGTAATGATTTAATACGTAATATATAACAGAAAATTGAaccaaaaattaatgaaaacctACTAAGgaatattctaaataaaccatTTATCTTAACTTAATACAGCACACGGGCTATTCGAAAAATCTATGTTTACCGTTTCAACTCTCGAAATTGAATTGCGAAAGTTACTGCTAACACCTCCTAAAAATTCAAAGTGATGTAATATTTCCTCTTGCAATAGTAAATATTCTTCCAAATTACACACAGATGAAGTCTCTGTTTCACAGAGCCACCTATCCTAACTTTACGCTAAACAATATTCTAGTAAGACTAATAGCACGTACAACTAGTTTTGATTCGAAATTAAAGCCAAACGAAGGCATACACGATAGCTGGATTTCGACTGTAATTAAAACTTCTCACATAAATTTTAATGCTccaattctctctctctctctctctctctctctctctccctctcccttccACTTTCTCTCTAACAGTCTCTGCATCGAAAAATCTTGCTCCTCGTTAAAAGTACGTAACATAACAGAAAATTGATTTGTAAAATGGAACTAGAGCTAGAAGCAGATATAGCGTTGTTCCAACTTGCCAATTACAATTTTACCAGGAAAGATAAAATCACGCGTCCACGAATCATGCACGTGAAGATTCAAATTGGATCGTTCCTATTGGTCAGCTTCCTGTCTGGGAAGCGTTCGTATATGTCCCTTGATCGCTTACGAGGCACAAATCGGCTCGATCGTTCGAAGCTCTAATGGCTGGCATCCTCTAATATTAGGTCAAATTATGTAAACGAGCAAGAAACGGATTTCTATAGAGCGCCATGTTCAgttaatttattaacgaaacaCGGGAACTGTCAACATACAATGTTTCAACATGCTTTCAaccgaaattattttattaatgacTTGGACTTAGGAACTAAACGCAATACTATAGTtcaatacgtgataccgtcgtCAATAACATTTAAGAAGGTAATAggttttatattattacattgaATTGTGTGTGACGTtcattttgtagtaatagaacaaaatggaacatacataatttaagaaaataatataagacaaaaaatgttgttcatctattattcccttatgaaacgaaacgaGCTTTTGGGACAATCTAATATAAGGTCATTCTGAAAGGAAATACCAAACGATTCGATAAATTATTTCTGATTGTATACGGATCAGTTTCATGTATATAGTTTCATAACAATTGCAGAGGAAAAAACACGAACGAGCCGATTCGAACACAATGAGATGTAATGATAAGGATATTAGTAGAACTTTGTATACATTTTTTGTTTCCACTTGGCATCGTTATAGCAGTATGTTTCGATCCTTTATTCCACTGGATATTGACAGGCTTCTGAATCGTTTATGCCAAGGCCTGACCACTGAACTATGTATCGTATTACAAAGATACAACCACGGATCACGACTTTTGAATGTGTATTTAAGATAAACGTGGACATATGTACGTGACatgtggttggtaactggtggtaccaACTGGTGgtagaagtcgaaaatatggaataaaaatttttcgtttggggctttgttttcgagaaaatcgactttgaatttttgctcggtacgcgtgcactttatcacgtctcgttataatctcactgtagatcgttgtctcgatggaaaaattaaaaaaaaaattttattctatattttcgacttcttttttcgcgtagaatcaccccctttccgcttgtaccaccagttaccaaccatcctgtatattgaGGAATTGAAGATCCGCGTTCTCACGGTTATTGAACTCAACACgctggaaaatatttttttttatcatatattatatgtaaaaaatattatcaCCTGTAAAGGGACGCGTTTATTGTTAGAAATTGTACAGACATTTTAGTCTTCTTACATCGAAacagaaaattaatttcattgaaTAATAAAACCTTATTGACCGCCTATTCCAAAATTGAGTGTTATTGTAAGTTTAATTGCTCAGAATGatcttgataaaatattaattaatataccaCTTTTTTTTTTCCAAATCGCTTAATATCTCGTAAATCTCTCGAATATCTAGTAAACAACATTGCTATAGTCGAAACATTTGTATTTACATTACTGGTTTGAACAGGTTCAAGATTTCCTTATCTCCGAGAGTTACGAAGTTGTTTAGAAATGGAACTTTACATTTGACTGctcaatattaaaaaattcgtCGTTTTCTTTCCCTACTTTTTCACTATTTTCAATTTCGATGCGAACTACACGCCGCGTAACAAAATCCATGAATGGAATTACAGAAGAAAATGGAAA from Bombus vancouverensis nearcticus chromosome 9, iyBomVanc1_principal, whole genome shotgun sequence encodes the following:
- the Acsl gene encoding acyl-CoA synthetase long-chain isoform X1; translated protein: MIVDEKPEMESFWVISAVNAIKAISYLYDLLTFPVYLVLQRPWEKRKASRRIKARPITKDEQSITYRSVDPPREMHITLERENIDTLEKVMGWITKKHGEKRCVGTREILAEEDEVQSNGRIFKKYKMGEYKWKNYNDMDRLTTSFGRGLKEYNLTMHKNIVIFAETREEWMIAAYGCFKQNMTVVTIYATLGEEAIAHGINETEVNTVITSHNLLPKFKRLLNVLPNVKTIIYMEDQLVPTDTKGYKADVRLLPFSDILQTGNSSAASLSSPKSSDTAIIMYTSGSTGVPKGVLLSHTNVISVMKSFCDVVEIKSDDVFLAFLPLAHVFELLAESVCLLSGVPIGYSSPLTMIDSSSKIQRGSKGDASVLRPTCVTSVPLILDRICKGINEKVKKSGPLSRTIFRFAYEYKLKWYKRGYDTPACNKYVFGAARQVLGGKVRLILCGGAPLTPDTQTQVKMCLCATLTQGYGLTETTSCATVMDKHDRSTGRVGGPTTICDIRLENWEEAGYRVTDTPYPRGEILIGGANVSAGYYKLPDKTKEDFFYEDGKQWFRTGDIGEIHEDGCIKIIDRKKDLVKLQLGEYVSLGKVEAELKTCPVVENICVYGDSHKSYTVALVVPNQYYLEQIANDLGITGKNLEELCDNPDIEKAVLQELVEQAKKCNLQRFEIPGAVKLCAEQWSPDMGLVTAAFKLKRKAVQERYQHEINRMYAS
- the Acsl gene encoding acyl-CoA synthetase long-chain isoform X3, producing MESFWVISAVNAIKAISYLYDLLTFPVYLVLQRPWEKRKASRRIKARPITKDEQSITYRSVDPPREMHITLERENIDTLEKVMGWITKKHGEKRCVGTREILAEEDEVQSNGRIFKKYKMGEYKWKNYNDMDRLTTSFGRGLKEYNLTMHKNIVIFAETREEWMIAAYGCFKQNMTVVTIYATLGEEAIAHGINETEVNTVITSHNLLPKFKRLLNVLPNVKTIIYMEDQLVPTDTKGYKADVRLLPFSDILQTGNSSAASLSSPKSSDTAIIMYTSGSTGVPKGVLLSHTNVISVMKSFCDVVEIKSDDVFLAFLPLAHVFELLAESVCLLSGVPIGYSSPLTMIDSSSKIQRGSKGDASVLRPTCVTSVPLILDRICKGINEKVKKSGPLSRTIFRFAYEYKLKWYKRGYDTPACNKYVFGAARQVLGGKVRLILCGGAPLTPDTQTQVKMCLCATLTQGYGLTETTSCATVMDKHDRSTGRVGGPTTICDIRLENWEEAGYRVTDTPYPRGEILIGGANVSAGYYKLPDKTKEDFFYEDGKQWFRTGDIGEIHEDGCIKIIDRKKDLVKLQLGEYVSLGKVEAELKTCPVVENICVYGDSHKSYTVALVVPNQYYLEQIANDLGITGKNLEELCDNPDIEKAVLQELVEQAKKCNLQRFEIPGAVKLCAEQWSPDMGLVTAAFKLKRKAVQERYQHEINRMYAS
- the Acsl gene encoding acyl-CoA synthetase long-chain isoform X2 translates to MEMESFWVISAVNAIKAISYLYDLLTFPVYLVLQRPWEKRKASRRIKARPITKDEQSITYRSVDPPREMHITLERENIDTLEKVMGWITKKHGEKRCVGTREILAEEDEVQSNGRIFKKYKMGEYKWKNYNDMDRLTTSFGRGLKEYNLTMHKNIVIFAETREEWMIAAYGCFKQNMTVVTIYATLGEEAIAHGINETEVNTVITSHNLLPKFKRLLNVLPNVKTIIYMEDQLVPTDTKGYKADVRLLPFSDILQTGNSSAASLSSPKSSDTAIIMYTSGSTGVPKGVLLSHTNVISVMKSFCDVVEIKSDDVFLAFLPLAHVFELLAESVCLLSGVPIGYSSPLTMIDSSSKIQRGSKGDASVLRPTCVTSVPLILDRICKGINEKVKKSGPLSRTIFRFAYEYKLKWYKRGYDTPACNKYVFGAARQVLGGKVRLILCGGAPLTPDTQTQVKMCLCATLTQGYGLTETTSCATVMDKHDRSTGRVGGPTTICDIRLENWEEAGYRVTDTPYPRGEILIGGANVSAGYYKLPDKTKEDFFYEDGKQWFRTGDIGEIHEDGCIKIIDRKKDLVKLQLGEYVSLGKVEAELKTCPVVENICVYGDSHKSYTVALVVPNQYYLEQIANDLGITGKNLEELCDNPDIEKAVLQELVEQAKKCNLQRFEIPGAVKLCAEQWSPDMGLVTAAFKLKRKAVQERYQHEINRMYAS